Genomic DNA from uncultured Fibrobacter sp.:
ATTCTCTGCATTCTCCTTTACGCCCTCGGCTGGTATGTCGAAAAGAATCGTCGCCCGATTGAAAGTGCGCAGAGCATGGGCCAGAAGAATACCACGCTCGTCATCTGGATTTCTACTTTGTATGCAGGCCCGGTGGTGGCGCTTGCCCCGACTTGCTATGTGGTGTGGCAGAACCTGGTGCTCAGCTATTTAAGCGCAAGGATTAAGCCTAAAAAGGACAACGCGCCATAACGTCGTTGCACAAAACGCATAATGCATTTGCACGTCTTTGCGAGGAGCGTAGTGAGCCTGCCGCGAGCGAAGCGTGGTGGTGGCAATCCATGGGGGAAATGTGATGAATCATACTGAGCTTATCAAGCGCCTCTTGGCCGAACAGGACTTAAAGTACCGTGACTTTCACGCGTCGCTGTTGCCGAATATCGAGAAGAAATCGATTATCGGCGTGCGCGTACCCACGATGCGAAAAATTGCGAAGGAGTTTGCGGAAAACGCTGGTAAAACTGCCGCGACGAAGGGGGCTGCGAAGGGCTCCGCAAAATTCATGCCGAAGGATGTCGCGAATTTTTTGGACAAGCTCCCGCACAAGTATTTTGAAGAAAACCAGGTGCACCTTTTTGCGGTAGAACGCATCAAGGACTTTGACGAATGCCTGCGCCGCATAGAGCAGTTTCTCCCTTACATCGACAACTGGGCCGTATGCGACGGCAAATCTCCGAAGGCACTGCTCAAGGACGAAGCCCGCTTTTACGCCAAGATTTGCGAATGGTTAAAGTCCACCAAACCTTATACGGTGCGATTCGGCGTGAACATGCTGATGAACTTTTTCCTCGATGAACGCTTCAGCAAGGAGCACCTGAAACTCGTTGCCGCCATCGACGAAAATCTTTTCGATGACAACGGCCGCGCGGAATGCCCCACCGACCGCTACTACGTGCAAATGGTTGTCGCCTGGTACATGGCGACCGCACTCGCCAAGCAATGGGACGCGACCTTCCCCTACATCAAGAATCGTAAGCTGTCCCCCTGGATTCATGCGAAATCCATCCAGAAAGCCTGCGAAAGCTACCGCATCACCGACGAACAGAAGAAAATC
This window encodes:
- a CDS encoding DNA alkylation repair protein, whose product is MNHTELIKRLLAEQDLKYRDFHASLLPNIEKKSIIGVRVPTMRKIAKEFAENAGKTAATKGAAKGSAKFMPKDVANFLDKLPHKYFEENQVHLFAVERIKDFDECLRRIEQFLPYIDNWAVCDGKSPKALLKDEARFYAKICEWLKSTKPYTVRFGVNMLMNFFLDERFSKEHLKLVAAIDENLFDDNGRAECPTDRYYVQMVVAWYMATALAKQWDATFPYIKNRKLSPWIHAKSIQKACESYRITDEQKKI